ATTCCAATTGCTGGTAGTCTATTTGCTTGCTGAAATCTCTTCACAGCATTTTCAGTCAGGGAGCCAAAATTACCATTAACTGGACCAGAAAAATATCCCAATTGCTTGAGACAACTTTGCACATTCTTGACTTGTTGACTATTTTCCCCTTTCTGAAGGGCGAAAGCTGCTCCCGCAGTACTGAAAGTGGCGATCGCCACCGCAACGGGTAAAAAGCGTAGCCAAACCAGACTGGAAAGCTTTTGCCAATTCCATTCAGAAAATAATTTACTATCCAGAGGAATAATTTCTACAGATTCAGGAGTTTTCATAGTTTCGCTAACTGCTGTTAATTTTTTGAGTAATATAACCTGACTATTGTTGTGTTTCCAATCAAACACTGATTGTTTTTTATACGATATTTTGAGAATAAGTTGATGAATTACTCATCTTGCATTTTGATTCTGGTGATAAATAACATCACATTCGTTTGACCGTTTTCCGGTTAAATTAGCATATTTTTGAAATATTGCCACTAATTTTCTTATATCTTCAGACAAAGGAAAACACAGACATTTTCATGCCTGTGCCGATGTGATAGCTATGTCAAGTCAAAAATTTGTATTTACGGGTAAAGTCTCGCACTTAATATAGATGAACCGATGAACACAGATAATAATTCACCACAACAAAAGCATTTATGCTGCACCTGCGGTGAGCGTTCATAGTGCACCTTTCCCGTATCCCCACTGCTAGGTTATTTCTTGTACAACAACATCTCTAGCAGAGTCGTGGGAGGTTGGCAAACCGCGAATCAATTCTCTAATGACATCGGTTGCAGGTCTCCCTGTCTGTTGACAATAGTGTTCGAGTTTTTCCGCTTCTTGTGTAGCGAGATTGACGGTAATACGTTTGACAGCCCATTTTTTATTAGTCATTTGAGATGATATTTACTATTTCTTATGATTATTGAAGAAAATTGCTCACGAGAAAATATCCAATAGATATGGATTTTCACGCAAAAAGTAATGCCATTTTGGTCAATTGCTGATTGTCACAAATATTGCGCATATTCTGAATAAGCAGAAGCATAAACAGGATTTTTTATGGAATTAATGTGTGACAGAATGAATAGTGTACACGGTCAAAGATTGAATCCACAAAGAATTACCACGCATTAGGGAATTTTAGAAGTTTAGCAAAACAGTTACTGTCAAATAAATAACCATTTTTCATTAGTTACATAGTAATGATGCTGATTTCAATTCAGGAAGTCAAATTCCTCAAAAACTTGAGGAGAAAACATCTGCCATAGAACGTGCAAGTATGGTAGGAGGGTATAAAATTGTTCTGAGTTTAATTGTTGCGATATTTCTTGCTCTAGTAGCTGTAGCATTTGGCGAACTATATGCCATTGTATGTTCAACTTGGGATAGAGCATGACACACAGAGGAAATAACTCCTGTTGGATGGCTGCAACACTTCCTTCAAGAGTACATATCCATAAATAGACTTGAAACATTTCCACATCACGAATACTAGAAGTCTTTACAGGTGAATCATTGAGACTACCGGATAAAGAGTAGTAATGTGGATTCAATTCGATAATTTTTTGAGAAATTTTTTTTGCTATTTGTGTGCTGATTGGTAACAAAGTTTGTACTGCTGCTAATGCTGGAGAAGTTTTATCGTGGACTGTAGCAGCTTTGTAAGCACGCTGTAAGGGTATATACAGGTGATCGTCAATGACTTTGAAATATCCACCGACTAAGACTTGTTCCCAGGGAGAAAGGGTTTGTAGTAACATTTGACTCGTGTAATGAAACATTACACACACAACTCCAATTACCTTGGGGTCTTTTTGAGTATATTTCTGTCGTAGCATTCCCAGCTGAGGACTAATGATTGTTGATAGTTGATTAGAGTTTATATTTTGTGACTCGACTTCCTCCATCTCTGCGGTTGAGCATTTGTTTGTATAGATTAGATTCCACTGTGAATCTGATGTTTTCGGAAATATTTGCTGCCCATAAATATCTAATGCCTGGGAATAGATTTTACTAGCTTCGGCGGCAATTTCCCAAGGGTTTATCAATTGAGTATCAATATTATGGCGCTTTATTTCTTCACTAAGCAGGGCATTTGTTTGATTCCATGCTTGAAAAGTTGCTGAGGATAAGAAGTTAAGGAGTTTTTTTGCTGTTTTTTTTCGCTGTAACGGTGATGCAACATCTGCTAGGGTTTGTGCATCATTCTCAATTTCATAAGACTTATTAGATTTGATACTATGTAAGTATTTTTTTGCCCATTGTTGAGCTAAATGATTGACAGCCAAATCATTCTCTACATCAAAAAAATCACGATTTCTATGGTCGCCAATGTCTTTCATCTTAACTACTATTTCCTGACATATATCAGTATATACACTATTGAATTTTATCTTTTTATTGTATCTGGTGATTCTGATAGTTTGGCTACCTTTAATTAATCTTTATCGAAAATGTACTGAAGTTTAAAATGGTTTTTTGTAAAAAAATTAAAAAAGCATTATGAAGAAAATATATACGTTTTTTCTCCCCGATAAAGTCTGATGAGGGGGATGCTGTCAAATTTATTACAAATTAATGATGATAGCTGAGAAAAAATTCACAGTCCCATATTTACTATCTGCGTCACTTCACCCACTACAAAATAGAGTCTGTATTTCAAGAAGTATTTTTGGCGAAAAAGCAAGTTATGACATCGTTGACTTCTTCGCTTTTAGCCGCTAATATTTTCCCGGCTTCTTTCTTGATAAATCAGAATAGAGTTGATAGTCCAATTAAATCTGGAAATAGCACAATGACAAGACTAACAATCAAAGTCCCGGATATGGCTTGTTCTGCTTGTGCAGAGAAGATTACCCAAGCGATTAAATTGGTTGATGTGGCAGCGATGGTAGAGGCGGATACCCAAACTAAGGTGGTGAGTGTGGAGACAAATAGCTCAGAGACAACGGTGAGAGAGGCGATCGCCCAGGCAGGATATACGCCTATTGGTGTCTAGGCAAGCAAAAACAGGGAAAAAGGTGCAATACGATTTTCCCTGATTCTGTTCTGTCAAATTAATCTTGGCTTCCTTATCTTTAGACTTGCTGAATCAACTAGTAGGCGTATCTAGCTAACCAAGCGATAGCAATACCCAAAGCGGAACCTGCAATGACTTGGAAGGGTGTATGTCCAAGTAGTTCTTTCAGGCGATCGCCAGAAAACTCTGGATGTTCATGAAACAATTCATCAATCATTTGATTGAGAATACGTGCTTGCTTACCTGCGGCTTGACGGACTCCCGCAGCATCATACATGACAATAATGGCAAAGACAGTAGCCAGGGCAAACTCTGGAGAAGCCCAGCCGATATTCTGTCCCACACCTGCCGCTAGTGCCGTTACTAAAGCTGAATGGGCACTGGGCATTCCCCCAGTAGTTACTAAAACATTAATGTTCAGTTTGCGATTTTTGACTAACTCAATCACAAGTTTTAATGCTTGAGCCATAAAACAAGCTACCAGAGCAACCACCAGCACCCGGTTGTCTAAAATATTGCCTATGTCCTGCATGGTATTTTGGTTAGTTAGATTCAGAATTAACGACTGGTAGTGTGTGAGGAACAATATAAATTTAAAGATTTGACATACTTGAGTGGACTAGTCAAACAATTTGAAATTATTTAAGATGACTGACTTGGGAAAGTGCGGTGTGGAGAATCAACCGCAATCAGTTTCTCCAATACTAAATTGTTTGTAAACCTCATTGATATGGAGGATGCAAAACTGTGACACAGAAAATTTCATCCTCCAAACTTGACTTTTTCTGCTTTTAGTGATTACGGCTAGTAATAAAATGAGCTAAAGCAATTAAGGGTTTTGCTGCTTCTCCAAAGGGTGCTAATTCCTCACAGGCAGCATCTATAAGTTTTTGGGCTTGTTTTTGAGATTCTTCAATACCCCATAGGCTAGGATAGGTAACTTTTTGGGCTTGTAAGTCTTTACCTGCGGTTTTACCCAGTTGTTCTTGGGTGGCAGTGATATCGAGAATATCATCAATAATTTGAAATGCTAAACCAATATTTTTGGCGTAGGTTGATAGACGTTGGAGGTTTTCTGGGGAAGCACCTGCAATCACGCCACCACAAACAACACAAGCTTCTAATAATGCCCCAGTTTTATGGGTATGGATATAATCGAGGGTTTCTAAAGATGTATCTGTTTTTCCTTCTGATTCTAAATCGACAACTTGCCCACCCACTAAACCATCAGCACCACAGGCTTTTGCCAGGTGAGCAACAACTTTTAACACCCTTTCTGCGGGTACTTGTTGGGTTTTAGCAGCAATATGTTCAAAGGCAAAGGCTAACAGAGCATCCCCTGCAAGAATGGCAATATTTTCGCCATAAACTTTATGATTTGTCAGCTTGCCACGGCGATAATCATCATTATCCATAGCAGGCAAATCGTCATGAATTAAGGACATGGTATGGATAATTTCCATAGCACAAGCTGTGGGCATTGCCATGTCAACAGAGCCACCTAACATTTCGCAGGTTGCTAAACAGAGAATCGGGCGTATACGCTTACCTCCGGCTAATAGGGAGTAGCGCATAGATTCATAAATTTTGTCTGGGTAGCCCAGGGGAACAGCAATATCTAGGGCTTTTTCACAGAGCTTTTGCCGTTCTTTTAAGTAAGATATCAACTCAAAAGTAGGGGATTCTGAAGTTATTTTTAAGTTGTCTGCTGCTACCATCAGTCAATTCCTTTTTTGTCTATGTAAAAGTGGTGGCTTGTTTGGGTATAAATCAAAATTTTGATTGATTTCTTGCTAATCGGGAGAAAGTACAAGCACAAAATAGGGTAATAAATTATGCAATCAATAACCAGTTAATATCTGTTTTGATGAGCTTTTTTCATACTTGATTCCTCATATTTTATTCCTGGGATTTTTGGTAGCTCTTGACTGTATTTTGTAATAATATGGCAACGGTCATGGGACCAACTCCTCCAGGAACGGGGGTGAGATAGTCTGCAACTGGGGCTACAGAGTCGAAATCAACATCACCCACCAGGCGACTCTTCCCTTGACTATCGGTGATGCGATTAATGCCCACATCTACTACCACGGCTCCTGGTTTGACCATATCCCCTGTAATCATTCCGGGAATGCCTGTGGCTGCAATTAGGATATCAGCATTTTTGGCGATCGCCCCTAAATTTTGGGTGTGAGAATGGGCGATCGTAACTGTGGCATCGGCTGCCAGTAACATTAATGCCATGGGTTTACCTACCAAAATACTTCGCCCCACTACTACAGCCTGTTTGCCTCGTAGAGGAATATTATACTCTTGTAGTAAACGCATCACCCCAAAGGGTGTACAACTACGTAAACCTGGCTCCCCACGCACTAATCTACCCAAATTAACGGCATGGAGTCCATCAGCATCTTTATCGGGATGAATCTCATGTAACAGAGCAACGGCATCCAGATGGGACGGTAAGGGTAGTTGGACTAAGATACCATCAACGCGACTGTCTTGATTTAATTCGTGAATAACTGCTTCTAGCTCTGCTTGGGTAGTATCTTGGGGAAAATGCTGTCCATAGGAAGCAATACCCACTAGCTGACAAGCTTTTTCCTTATTGCGAACGTAAGCCGCAGAAGCGGGATTATCACCTACCATTAACACAGCTAGACCAGGTGGGCGGGCAATTTGGGTTTGTAGCTCTTGAATTTTTGTAGTTAGTTCCTGATGAATCTGACTAGCTAAGGCTTTACCATCCAATAGCTTGGCTGTTTTTGTTTCCATGTACATTCCCAATACGCTACACCTGGGTGCAAATTTCTGATGCCATAGCCTTGGGCAAACAATTGGCAAACAGTATCCACCACATTCTTTATCTTCTCAGATTAGTTGCGCCAGGAATAGAGAATTATTGGAGAGTACTATAGATTTACATCACCCATGGCTAATTCTAAATTTTCCAGTCTCAAATGATATCAGCTAGGAGGTATTTTCATGTGGAAGAAGAAAAATTTTTACTGGAGTTTTCCAGGTGTTTCTCTGGGTTGTCTTTTTTTATTAGTGATGGGTTTAAATGGTTGTGGTGGAATCAAGACTATGAGCGTAACTGGTGCGAATACCACAGCAATTCGGGAGTTGGCAACTAAGGTAAAAGTTGGGGATACGGTTTATGTTCAGGGTAAAGTCGAAAAAAAAGCACCTTTAATTAAGCAAGCAGCTTATGAAATTAATGATTCCACTGGCAAAATCTGGGTGGTAACAAATCAAACACAGTTAAAACCCGGTGAGGAAGTAGTGATTAAGGGTAAGTTGCGTTATCAGAGCATTCCCCTAGGAGGGAAAGAGTATGGTGATATGTATGTGGAAGAATATTAGGGGGAAATGAGGAAGGAAGTTTGTTTTTTGGGTGCGGATGGGTGGATGTTTTTTGGCAGGGGAGTATTTTTTCGCCTCAAACCTTATCTGGAAAACTTTTGCGGGATTATGGGCTGTTGGGAGGTTCGCGGCAACTCTGGAATGGTTTATACACAAGGATTGTAGCGATTTTTTCTGAAAATATATTGACGGCGCGATCGCGGAAATGGTATTTTTATGCTCGATTGGCACCGCAGTACCTTGAAAACTAAACATATCAAGCGTTGCAAGCCTGAGCCATTGCAATTAAAACTAATCCCTATTAGGGATTGAAACTGCACTCCGACATCGTTAAAACCTTTTATTAAACCTGCATTGCAATTAAAACTAATCCCTATTAGGGATTGAAACGGTGGATAGAGACGAGTCGGCGAATCATCTCTACTAAATATCCCTGCTTTGACTCAGTTTCAGCTGTTTAACCTTCTCTAATTGACGCTGTTTTTTCTCTTCAGTCAATTCCTCAAAACAATAGGGGCAAGAAATTCCTGCTTCGTATTTTTCAGAAGTTTTATCTGTTTCGCTGATGGGGTGTCCGCAACTGAGACACATTTCATAGGAACCTAATTCTAAACCGTGGCGTACTGCCACCCGTTCATCAAAAACAAAGCATTCTCCTTCCCATAAACTGGCTTCTGGGGGTACTTCTTCCAGGTATTTCAAAATACCACCTTGGAGATGATACACCTGGGAAAATCCCTGGGCAAGCATATAGGCTGAAGCTTTTTCGCAACGAATTCCTCCGGTGCAGAATAGGGCAACTTTCTGATGTTGATTCGGGTTAAGATTTTGTCTGACGTACTCAGGGAATTCACGGAAGGTTTCCGTGTGGGGATTTTCTGCTCGTTTGAAGGTACCGATATCGACTTCATAATCGTTACGGGTGTCAATAACTACCACTTCTGGGTCAGAAATTAACTGGTTCCATTCCTGGGGGGTGACGTAGGTTCCGACTTGTTCTGTGGGGTCGATTTCTGGTAAACCGATGGTGACAATTTCTTTTTTAGAGCGGACTTTCATCCGTTCAAAGGGGAAAGTTTTGGCGACTGATTCTTTATGTTGTAAATCTGCGAGACGGCGATCGCTACGCAAAAAGCATAACACAGCATCGATGGCATCACGGGAACCGGCAATGGTACCGTTAATTCCTTCTTCTGCTAACAAAATTGTCCCTTTAACTGACTGTTCCTGGCAATAGGACAAAAGGGGTGCTTGCATTGCTAGAAAATCTGGTAGTTTGACAAATTTATAGAAAGTAGCCACAACCAGAGTCATCATCCTTTCATCCTTAATCTTTCAGTGCTGCCTAGGAATTATTTTAACGAAAATGAGAATTTCAATTACCAATGGTTTGGGAAATACGTTTGCGGAAGGAAGTTTCTAGGTTAATTATCAATGATTCTCCGCTCCGTTGAGCTTCCCAGGAACCAGACAAATTACGTCCGATGTTCCATTTGCCACGCATATAGGTTTCATCTTCGGAAATTAGTCCGGTATATTTGATGGGATCGGGGGAGGTAAGGAGGTAAATTTTGGTAAAACTGATTCTCAGTCCCAGAATTTTACCGCTTAATTGAGCATCTCCGAGGAAACCATCATCTAATATGTTTCCTGTGAGGTTGCTGTTACTTTGGATGATGACTGCTTCAAAACGGGTTGGTATTTCGTCTTGCCAGTAGGTTCCTAGCCAAGTACCGTTGATGTCTACCATGGTGGGTGGGGGAAAAGCAAGGATTACAAGCGATCGCCAGTTTTACTATCAAACAAACATAATTCATCTAGATTAATTCCTAGGGAAAGGCGATCGCCAGGATGGGGATACACATTTGCAGGTGCTTGCACGTTAATAATTATTTCGGAACCGGGTAAAACGGTACGAATTAGGGTTTCCCTTCCCAGGGGTTCAACAACTTTGACTTCGACTGTCAAGATTGCTTCTTCTGGATTATTGGTGATGTATATATGTTCTGGACGTATTCCTAAATCCAAGTTGGTTCCAGGAGTCAAGGTAAATTGCTGTTGAATTTTCTGCGGTAGTTGGATAGATTGCCCGTAAATATCGCAACCCTGGGATGTAATTCTAGCTGGCAGAATATTCATCGGTGGACTACCGATAAAGGTTGCTACCATACGATTAGCAGGCTGGGTATAAATTATTTGGGGGTTGCCTATTTGTTGAATTTTTCCTCTTTCTAAAACAACAATTTTGTCTGCCAAAGTCATAGCTTCCGTTTGGTCGTGGGTAACGTAGACTGTGGTAATGCCTAGGTTTTGATGTAACTCTTTTAACTCAGCTCTGGTATCATCTCGCAACTGTGCATCCAGGTTTGAGAGGGGTTCATCCATGAGAAAGACTTGGGGTTGTCTGGCGATCGCCCTACCTAAGGCTACCCGTTGTTGTTGTCCCCCGGAAAGCTGCTTGGGTTTTCTGTCGAGGAGGTGATCGAGGGAGAGCGATCGCGCAACAGTGACAACCCTTTCTTGGATAATTTTCCGGTCAACTTGCCGCATCTGCAAGCCAAAAGCGATATTTTGGGCAACGGTCATGTGAGGATAGAGGGCATAATTTTGAAATACCATCGCCACATCCCGTTGTCGGGCAGGGATATTATTTACTAGGGTATTACCGATGTAAAGATTGCCAGAGGTTGCAGATTCTAAACCGGCGATCGTCCGCAATATTGTAGATTTACCACATCCGGAAGGTCCGACCAACACCCAAAATTCCCCATCAGGAACAGTAAAGGATATGTCATCAATCACAGTGACATGATTGAACTTACGTTTGATGTTCTCCAGACAAAGTTTTGCCATGGGTTGAAATAGATATAAATATTTTCAGTCGTGGTGAGTCAATATTAAAGTTACACCACTCCCAACAATTTGTAATTTGTAATTCGTAATGCCTCCTGGGGAGCAGCTAAGTCGCAGAGCGACACGCTACGCGAACGCTAAGATAACTCGTAATTCTTAATACTCTTGGGGTGATATAAGTAGAACGGCTTAAATAATTCACGCTATGTCATTGCGAATGAAACAAAGTGGAATGAAGCAATCGCAACGGTTTTGACGATTTTACAATCTGTTACATAGTTAGGTTTATTCTCACCGACTTACTTAGTAGTCTCTATGCTGTCATTTATTGAGTTGGTGCGCCTAGTTGCTGCAAAAGTAAAAAAAAATGGGCTTCTGGCTATTTCTTGTCTTGTATCTTTTCTAACCAAGATTCCACGTTGGTAGGCAACTCAGAAACCAGGCGCAGAGGCAATTCTGTCCCAGATAGGGATTGAGTGTAGGCGGAACTGAGAAACTGTTTATACTGGTTTGCTTCCGGTGTCAGTTGTTTGATAAATGCTAAACTCACTCCCTGGGTTAACATCCTTAAACTTGCGGTATCCTTACCTCGGCGCTCTCTTACTAAGGTGTTATTTGCTTGATATTTGGGGTCACCAATGCTGAGATGGGTTGCTCCTACAGCAGTCAGAAGGTATTTAGTACCTGAAATTTGGGAGAAGGGAACAAGTTGATGTTTCAGGGATGGGGTGATAGTATCGGCGGTGCTGGTGAGAATTAGGATAGGTTGGCGGATTTTGCTTAAACCCTTGTCACCAAAGAGTTTACCGACTAGAGGATTGAGGGCGATCGCGCTCTTAACTCTGCTATCTCCTAGCTGTAATTTCTTCTCTGGTAAATTAGTTGCTGCACATTGTAACCAGTCTGCGGGAGCTTCTAAAAATGAGAGAGAATCACGGC
The Calothrix sp. 336/3 DNA segment above includes these coding regions:
- the folD gene encoding bifunctional methylenetetrahydrofolate dehydrogenase/methenyltetrahydrofolate cyclohydrolase FolD → METKTAKLLDGKALASQIHQELTTKIQELQTQIARPPGLAVLMVGDNPASAAYVRNKEKACQLVGIASYGQHFPQDTTQAELEAVIHELNQDSRVDGILVQLPLPSHLDAVALLHEIHPDKDADGLHAVNLGRLVRGEPGLRSCTPFGVMRLLQEYNIPLRGKQAVVVGRSILVGKPMALMLLAADATVTIAHSHTQNLGAIAKNADILIAATGIPGMITGDMVKPGAVVVDVGINRITDSQGKSRLVGDVDFDSVAPVADYLTPVPGGVGPMTVAILLQNTVKSYQKSQE
- a CDS encoding rhodanese-related sulfurtransferase, with translation MTLVVATFYKFVKLPDFLAMQAPLLSYCQEQSVKGTILLAEEGINGTIAGSRDAIDAVLCFLRSDRRLADLQHKESVAKTFPFERMKVRSKKEIVTIGLPEIDPTEQVGTYVTPQEWNQLISDPEVVVIDTRNDYEVDIGTFKRAENPHTETFREFPEYVRQNLNPNQHQKVALFCTGGIRCEKASAYMLAQGFSQVYHLQGGILKYLEEVPPEASLWEGECFVFDERVAVRHGLELGSYEMCLSCGHPISETDKTSEKYEAGISCPYCFEELTEEKKQRQLEKVKQLKLSQSRDI
- a CDS encoding CopG family transcriptional regulator gives rise to the protein MTNKKWAVKRITVNLATQEAEKLEHYCQQTGRPATDVIRELIRGLPTSHDSARDVVVQEIT
- a CDS encoding divergent PAP2 family protein, coding for MQDIGNILDNRVLVVALVACFMAQALKLVIELVKNRKLNINVLVTTGGMPSAHSALVTALAAGVGQNIGWASPEFALATVFAIIVMYDAAGVRQAAGKQARILNQMIDELFHEHPEFSGDRLKELLGHTPFQVIAGSALGIAIAWLARYAY
- a CDS encoding heavy-metal-associated domain-containing protein, whose protein sequence is MTRLTIKVPDMACSACAEKITQAIKLVDVAAMVEADTQTKVVSVETNSSETTVREAIAQAGYTPIGV
- the crtE gene encoding geranylgeranyl diphosphate synthase CrtE, whose protein sequence is MVAADNLKITSESPTFELISYLKERQKLCEKALDIAVPLGYPDKIYESMRYSLLAGGKRIRPILCLATCEMLGGSVDMAMPTACAMEIIHTMSLIHDDLPAMDNDDYRRGKLTNHKVYGENIAILAGDALLAFAFEHIAAKTQQVPAERVLKVVAHLAKACGADGLVGGQVVDLESEGKTDTSLETLDYIHTHKTGALLEACVVCGGVIAGASPENLQRLSTYAKNIGLAFQIIDDILDITATQEQLGKTAGKDLQAQKVTYPSLWGIEESQKQAQKLIDAACEELAPFGEAAKPLIALAHFITSRNH
- a CDS encoding ABC transporter ATP-binding protein, whose translation is MAKLCLENIKRKFNHVTVIDDISFTVPDGEFWVLVGPSGCGKSTILRTIAGLESATSGNLYIGNTLVNNIPARQRDVAMVFQNYALYPHMTVAQNIAFGLQMRQVDRKIIQERVVTVARSLSLDHLLDRKPKQLSGGQQQRVALGRAIARQPQVFLMDEPLSNLDAQLRDDTRAELKELHQNLGITTVYVTHDQTEAMTLADKIVVLERGKIQQIGNPQIIYTQPANRMVATFIGSPPMNILPARITSQGCDIYGQSIQLPQKIQQQFTLTPGTNLDLGIRPEHIYITNNPEEAILTVEVKVVEPLGRETLIRTVLPGSEIIINVQAPANVYPHPGDRLSLGINLDELCLFDSKTGDRL